One region of Anthonomus grandis grandis chromosome 22, icAntGran1.3, whole genome shotgun sequence genomic DNA includes:
- the LOC126748866 gene encoding serine protease nudel isoform X4 — MIFMTFAVINKNFQVFPSSHSPKSTALVQFIEETKQLNRALFRQKLETSHYLEESYDDINLCKIEQTIESCCDIFKTKEDLLAWAEYCSVEDMLDILSDFELMIRRKRDIFQPQTGLDPIFSNPIMSNVPEHVFLPARKNLQPIENWSDFENIPETQLKQRDFYFANSRKPEEHTSSRIQNMQVDHNGNFRFQIDGHRIFIPIRSDMNNNDIPEENNKGSVDSFISLVSDPQLPNFIHPPQNFHTEINLQKNFVHDENKKFDLPEPENIVGMQQTADHNQRITEQKASLQTLENVLINNSFNIISQKNFSEHPLFMTKVAPDIQNFNQENYTPFDTTYYFKHETEKAPQAMMNNEINLNLKHLIKENIEHPEEMLNINEHLGGLRYNIKVTRPNSEYFKKSSDLRDNVFLENKLDQEVTSIRSQLKAITISQGSNDQNHETLPPITFNNNLRSVTGNVKPIIEVNTLKEVTSNVPQSDSDLDLEGQLNNQKKHTEIKGQNLVEVNRSLQGLKIENLIETTVNPVQSSNILHLTEKIEVLTEFLPSWTESITPSSENNAEENIESANRANTDQENFRGKPKQLDSFTATEDMQSHQQRFVNPCFVPYANPYVSQPAKVGNSQDTGYLKIVSFNQPKIQNPPTYVLNPAMYYGLPPTSAFMNPYMFSNVYSPTVAQPPPSVPLNHDQIQVAGVGGQYYMCNPIPTPSNNIAGIPGVEVRRFASNMQSIIDGVEEYERINKSRAASVLVCPLGEQACLDDTVCVKNHQICDSEVHCDDSSDEVACDCKERVGKLRLCDGYCDCPRCEDETGCFGCEETEFSCDDWSRLRRSTCIPISQRCDGIKHCEVTGKDESDCSILADHLGNFPLNKISNSVGFLHRNFKGKWYPTCFGTELWAAEVCQVEAGPSAIIPKTHMTLTTTPYDGLFINIRPDNEISLVNTCVQDRAAFVECPPIYCGLRFLINNPYRMEEVDTTVEDMLSNIERADSMRHVMFKREDTDNTFDQTLAKHNLSHSHIEEVRKNLERSLKRRDLSAESSILKESRVVGGKPSQPAAWPWLVSIYRNGIFHCGGVLINDLWIVTASHCVSKYWQFYYEIQAGTLRRFSYSPMDQRRWVKLVVPHKAYSKNNLRNDIALMKLSAPIRYNRYVRPICLPSEATAGQNYLNGPMAGTVCTTVGWGATIEHGSDPDHMREVEVPILSHCIHKEDSDVEEICAGLIEGGKDACQGDSGGPLMCRNPNNPNQWYLAGVVSHGEGCARPNEPGVYTKVSKYVGWIAENTRDDKLTFRIPLQKCPGYTCRGTKQCVPKKRRCDRIIDCLFGDDELNCQNRFKEFFKHSRTTVVPSSHIPQLSIDPFEFVLGTSLNNSGETNSDISLVEISTITNENSTIDIKSNDTIYTTKLPELLNISHTTELDKNNYQNDINETNTKLDIIIIENSTLKMDNNTALITELGNDGNDETTEKNRKERPFEKIYFKCKEMLQIISIEKRCNKMFDCEDGSDEIDCTCSDYINAVDSSAICDGVVDCHDASDERNCVTCNKTQYTCSLSQKCINLSQRCDGNVDCPQNEDELNCATLSNGYIVTLDKDSKPSFKSDGVFTINRQGLWKPLCLNSTYLRHEEPAISMIICNLLGFDEYSSYHTRLVQEKIINATFSDAEGLSSEEKCTHCCEGLYVSCSNFSTSSSLSYKSLEQVNELYFSPWMVAIYSEGEYNCMGTLLNDIWVITSIKCFREIQNIQMNYVVAVLGKGKLHLHENGPHEQIIRVTESVNLDDTDIVLLRLEENVKFNRYVQAARLNSRRDSIHNEKCYAAGRDRQNKTMFVHLLPNKNCPSGLRCFGKKIQDGCENLLPWSGVIICDSRSGWYPAAVFNEDHGYCGFSLHKKYTSIQFHKNQINKVFEFVPKPVPAPICYGFRCSLGNCIPEHNLCDGINHCHDGSDENSTVCYEREKECYMNDNCVCSHTQLKCPHSNKCYRKSAFCDRTDNCGAFEDEPEVCTCHNYLNLTNPQKICDGTVNCFDRSDENPEICTCQPGSFQCGQNKCVSPEMVCDDFKDCPNGEDEQNCLTLKAEGDRSNAGEVLTRTGGILHGGCFKSEYSMSILENICLKLGFEESSGHQLIPSVNATLTALRPVFDSYNVVWLRRNPDNRMKLRLRTGNEPYVKFVMDDSCHRLFIACIPKEREINT, encoded by the exons atgatttttatgaCCTTTGCTGTTATTAACAAAA attttcaagTTTTCCCAAGTAGCCACTCACCAAAGTCTACTGCACTAGTCCAGTTTatagaagaaacaaaacaaCTAAACCGTGCCCTTTTTCGACAAAAGCTTGAAACTTCTCACTACCTAGAGGAATCTTATGATGACATCAACCTCTGTAAAATAGAACAAACCATTGAAAGTTGCTGTGACATCTTTAAAACTAAAGAAGATCTACTTGCTTGGGCAGAGTACTGTTCAGTAGAAGATATGTTGGATATTTTATCAGATTTTGAATTAATGATAAGGAGGAAACGTGATATATTTCAACCTCAAACAGGATTAG aTCCTATTTTTTCAAATCCTATAATGTCAAATGTGCCTGAGCATGTTTTTTTACCAGCTAGAAAAAACTTACAACCAATAGAAAACTGGTCAGATTTCGAGAATATTCCAGAAACTCAACTAAAACAAagagatttttattttgcaaattccAGGAAGCCTGAAGAACATACTAGTTCCAGAATTCAAAATATGCAAGTTGATCATAATGGTAATTTTAGGTTTCAAATTGATGGTCATCGCATATTCATTCCAATAAGAAGTGACATGAACAATAATGATATACCAGAGGAAAATAATAAAGGATCTGTCGATTCATTTATATCACTAGTTTCAGATCCTCAATTACCAAATTTTATACATCCCCCTCAAAATTTCCACACAGAAATAAACTTACAAAAGAATTTTGTACATGATGAAAATAAGAAGTTTGACCTTCCAGAACCAGAAAATATAGTTGGGATGCAACAAACAGCTGATCATAATCAACGGATAACTGAACAAAAAGCATCATtacaaacattagaaaatgtATTGATTAATAATTCCTTTAACATAATATCTCAAAAGAATTTTAGTGAGCATCCTTTATTTATGACCAAGGTAGCACCTGATATTCAAAACTTCAATCAAGAAAATTATACTCCATTTGACacaacatattattttaagcaTGAAACTGAAAAAGCACCACAAGCTATGATGAATAATGAAATCAATTTAAACCTGAagcatttaattaaagaaaatattgaacatCCTGAAgaaatgttaaatataaatgaacATTTAGGAGGATTGAgatataatattaaagtcactAGACCCAAttctgaatattttaagaaaagttcAGATTTAAGAGATAAtgtgtttttagaaaataaattggaTCAAGAAGTTACTTCCATTAGAAGCCAACTTAAAGCCATCACAATTTCTCAAGGTTCTAATGACCAAAATCATGAAACTCTTCCACCAATaacctttaataataatttaagatcAGTTACAGGCAATGTAAAACCAATAATAGAAGTGAATACCCTTAAAGAAGTTACTTCAAATGTTCCTCAAAGTGACTCAGATTTAGATTTGGAGGGTCAATTAAATAATCAGAAGAAACACACTGAAATTAAGGGTCAAAATTTGGTTGAAGTTAATAGAAGTTTACAAGGTCTAAAGATTGAAAATCTAATTGAAACAACAGTAAATCCAGTTCAATCTTCAAATATCCttcatttaacagaaaaaattgaagttttaaCAGAATTTTTACCTAGTTGGACAGAAAGTATAACACCCAGCTCAGAAAATAATGCTGAGGAAAACATTGAATCTGCAAACCGGGCTAACACTGACCAAGAAAACTTCAGAGGGAAACCAAAGCAACTAGACAGCTTTACTGCTACAGAAGACATGCAGTCCCACCAACAACGATTTGTAAATCCATGTTTTGTTCCCTATGCCAACCCTTATGTGTCACAGCCAGCTAAAGTAGGAAACTCCCAAGATACCGGATATCTAAAAATAGTATCATTTAATCAGCCAAAAATCCAAAATCCACCTACGTATGTGTTAAACCCTGCTATGTATTACGGACTACCACCTACAAGCGCTTTTATGAATCCTTACATGTTTTCTAATGTGTATTCGCCAACTGTGGCGCAGCCCCCACCTTCTGTGCCACTTAACCATGACCAGATACAAGTGGCTGGTGTTGGAGGTCAGTACTATATGTGTAATCCGATACCAACACCATCAAATAACATTGCAGGTATTCCGGGAGTTGAAGTTAGGAGGTTTGCATCTAATATGCAGAGTATCATTGATGGTGTTGAGGAGTATGAAAGAAT taaCAAATCCAGAGCAGCATCTGTGTTGGTGTGTCCATTGGGTGAGCAAGCGTGCCTGGATGATACTGTATGCGTAAAAAATCACCAGATTTGTGACAGTGAAGTTCACTGTGATGATTCAAGTGACGAAGTTGCTTGTGATTGTAAAGAGAGAGTCGGAAAATTAAGGTTATGTGATGGGTACTGTGACTGTCCCAGATGTGAAGATGAGACCGGTTGTTTTG GTTGTGAAGAAACTGAATTTTCTTGTGACGACTGGTCAAGATTACGCAGATCTACTTGCATTCCCATATCACAACGATGTGATGGGATAAAACATTGTGAGGTAACTGGAAAGGACGAATCAGATTGTTCCATATTAGCAGATCATCTGggaaattttccattaaataaaatttctaattCTGTTGGCTTTCTTCATAGAAATTTTAAAGGTAAATGGTACCCAACCTGTTTTGGTACTGAATTATGGGCCGCTGAAGTTTGTCAGGTTGAAGCTGGGCCGAGTGCtat TATTCCAAAAACTCATATGACATTGACCACTACACCATATGATGGTTTGTTCATTAATATCCGCCCAGATAATGAGATCAGTTTAGTAAACACTTGTGTTCAAGACCGAGCAGCTTTTGTAGAGTGTCCCCCAATCTATTGTGGACTtagatttttgattaataatcCTTATAGGATGGAAGAAGTGGATACAACTGTTGAGGATATGTTATCTAATATCGAGAGAGCTGATAGTATGAGACATGTGATGTTTAAGAGAGAGGATACAG ATAATACTTTTGATCAGACTCTGGCAAAACACAATCTAAGCCATAGTCATATTGAAGAAGTAAGAAAAAACTTAGAGAGATCTCTTAAACGAAGAGATTTGTCTGCTGAGAGTAGCATCCTAAAAGAAAGCAGAGTAGTTGGAGGAAAACCAAGCCAACCAGCAGCGTGGCCTTGGTTGGTTTCGATCTATCGAAATGGCATATTCCATTGTGGAGGAGTTTTAATCAATGACTTGTGGATCGTTACTGCATCACATTGTGTTtctaa GTACTGGCAATTCTATTATGAAATCCAGGCAGGTACATTGAGAAGATTTTCGTATTCTCCCATGGATCAAAGACGATGGGTTAAACTCGTGGTACCTCATAAGGcttacagtaaaaataatttaagaaacgATATAG ctCTAATGAAATTATCAGCTCCAATAAGATATAATCGATATGTCAGACCTATTTGTCTACCATCTGAAGCTACAGCTGGTCAGAACTATTTAAACGGCCCCATGGCCGGTACTGTTTGTACCACAGTAGGATGGGGAGCTACTATTGAACATGGATCTGATC CTGACCATATGAGAGAAGTTGAGGTACCAATTTTATCGCACTGTATACACAAAGAAGATTCCGATGTTGAGGAAATTTGTGCAG GTTTAATTGAAGGTGGTAAAGACGCCTGCCAAGGTGACTCTGGCGGGCCCTTAATGTGTAGAAATCCTAACAACCCTAATCAGTGGTATCTCGCAGGGGTTGTTAGTCACGGAGAAGGATGTGCGCGCCCCAACGAACCAGGGGTTTACACCAAAGTTAGTAAATATGTGGGATGGATTGCCGAAAATACCA GAGATGATAAATTGACGTTCAGAATCCCACTTCAAAAATGCCCAGGATATACCTGCAGAGGGACTAAACAATGTGTTCCAAAAAAACGCAGATGTGATAGGATTATCGACTGCCTTTTTGGAGATGATGAGCTTAATTGCCAAAATcgatttaaagaattttttaagcatTCTAGGACGACTGTGGTGCCAAGTTCGCATATACCTCAACTTTCGATTGATCCGTTCGAATTTGTACTTGGCACAAGTTTGAATAATTCAGGTGAAACAAATAGTGATATTAGTTTAGTCGAAATTAGTACTATTACAAATGAAAATAGTACTATAGATATAAAGAGTAATGATACTATATATACAACTAAATTGCCGGAACTATTGAACATTTCTCATACTACTGagttagataaaaataattatcaaaatgaTATAAATGAAACTAACACaaaattagatattattattattgaaaatagtACTTTAAAGATGGATAATAATACTGCTTTAATAACTGAACTTGGTAATGATGGTAATGATGaaactactgaaaaaaatagaaaagaacGACCTTTCGAGAAGATTTATTTCAAGTGTAAAGA GATGTTACAAATAATTTCCATAGAAAAAAGATGCAATAAAATGTTTGATTGTGAAGACGGTTCGGATGAAATAGATTGCACATGCTCAGATTATATCAATGCTGTCGACTCGAGCGCTATTTGTGATGGAGTGGTCGATTGCCACGATGCTAGTGATGAGAGAAATTGTG tGACCTGTAACAAAACACAATATACTTGCAGTTTATCACAAAAGTGTATAAATCTGTCTCAAAGGTGTGATGGCAATGTGGATTGTCCACAAAATGAAGACGAATTAAATTGTG ctaCTTTGTCCAACGGTTATATTGTAACCCTAGACAAAGATTCCAAGCCATCTTTTAAATCCGATGGAGTGTTTACTATAAATCGTCAAGGGCTCTGGAAACCATTGTGTCTTAACTCAACCTATTTGAGACATGAGGAACCCGCTATTTCTATGATTATTTGCAATTTACTTGGATTCGATGAATACTCCTCCTACCATACACGTTTAGTTCAAGAGAAGATTATAAATGCTACGTTTTCTGATGCTGAAGGCTTGTCATCTGAAGAAAAGTGTACTCATTGTTGTGAAGGTTTATATGTAag ctgTTCGAATTTCTCAACTAGTTCAAGTCTAAGTTACAAATCACTGGAACAAGTTaatgaattatatttttctccTTGGATGGTAGCGATATATTCGGAAGGTGAATATAATTGTATGGGAACTCTTTTAAATGACATATGGGTTATTACATCGATAAAGTGTTTTAGAGAAATCCAGAA TATTCAAATGAATTACGTAGTGGCTGTCTTAGGCAAAGGAAAACTGCATCTACACGAAAATGGTCCACACGAACAAATAATACGTGTAACGGAAAGTGTAAATCTAGACGATACTGATATAGTTCTTCTAAGATTGGAAGAGAATGTTAAATTTAACAGATACGTTCAGGCTGCACGTTTAAACTCGAG gagaGACTCGATTCACAATGAAAAATGTTATGCCGCAGGAAGAGATCGCCAAAATAAAACGATGTTCGTGCATTTGTTACCAAATAAAAACTGTCCATCAGGACTTAGatgttttgggaaaaaaattcaggATGGTTGCGAG AATTTGTTACCATGGAGCGGTGTTATAATTTGTGACTCTAGATCAGGCTGGTACCCTGCAGCTGTCTTTAATGAAGACCATGGATATTGTGGTTTTAgtcttcataaaaaatatactagcattcaatttcataaaaatcaaataaataaagtttttg AATTTGTTCCAAAGCCCGTTCCTGCGCCCATTTGCTATGGGTTCCGGTGTTCATTGGGAAATTGCATTCCAGAGCACAACCTTTGCGATGGCATCAATCACTGCCATGACGGTTCCGATGAAAATAGTACGGTGTGTTATGAAAGGGAAAAGGAGTGTTATATGAATGATAATTGTG taTGCTCTCATACACAATTAAAATGTCCGCATTCAAACAAATGCTATCGTAAATCGGCATTTTGTGACCGAACCGATAATTGCGGCGCGTTCGAAGATGAACCTGAGGTTTGCACGTGTCataattatttgaatttgacAAATCCACAAAAGATTTGTGATGGTACAGTAAACTGTTTTGATAGAAGCGACGAAAACCCGGAAATATGTACTTGTCAGCCAGGCAGTTTCCAGTGTGG ccAAAATAAATGCGTTTCACCCGAGATGGTATGTGACGATTTTAAAGATTGTCCTAATGGAGAAGATGAACAAAACTGTTTGACCTTAAAAGCAGAAGGCGATAG AAGCAACGCAGGTGAAGTACTTACACGAACTGGAGGAATTCTACACGGTGGATGTTTCAAATCCGAATACTCCATGTCTATTTTGGAGAATATTTGCTTAAAACTGGGATTTGAAG aaagtAGCGGTCACCAGTTAATACCATCTGTCAATGCTACCTTGACTGCCCTTCGACCCGTTTTTGATTCTTACAATGTGGTTTGGCTTCGACGAAATCCAGATAACAGGATGAAATTGCGGCTACGCACCGGAAACGAACCTTACGTTAAATTTGTTATGGATGATAGTTGTCACAGATTGTTTATTGCTTGCATTCCAAAGGAACGAGAAATAAACACTTAG